A portion of the Lolium rigidum isolate FL_2022 chromosome 1, APGP_CSIRO_Lrig_0.1, whole genome shotgun sequence genome contains these proteins:
- the LOC124704110 gene encoding probable protein S-acyltransferase 7, translated as MYVPRPSCSDGGRDAGEQPRVYQVWRGNNKFFLQGRFICGPDVRSIFLTMFLIVAPVAAFCVFVARHLMNDFPDHCGISVMVVVVVFTVYDLTLLLLTSGRDPGIIPRNTHPPEPESIDGSNYIRGQTPQQYRLPRTRDVIVNGISVKVKYCDTCLLYRPPRCSHCSICNNCVERFDHHCPWVGQCIGQRNYRFFYMFVFSTTLICLYVFAFCWVYIIKIRDAEESSIWRAMLKTPASIVLIIYCFLCVWFVGGLSVFHFYLMSTNQTTYENFRYRYDRRANPYHRGVLNNILEIFCSSIPPSKNNFRARVTADQDRQQARSPSRGFMSPNMGKPVGDLEMGRKPVSWDEPRTAADISDLEVGLGGMLDGKEGRVTHASPNLSQEEFSPELVEGRAGMHSRRSSWDRRAGSLGSVDSNTLQTNPAEEANVSVHATTSGAH; from the exons ATGTACGTGCCGCGGCCTTCCTGCTCTGACGGCGGCCGCGACGCCGGCGAGCAGCCTAGGGTTTACCAGGTTTGGCGCGGAAACAAC AAATTCTTCTTGCAAGGGAGGTTTATATGTGGGCCTGATGTGAGATCCATATTTCTCACTATGTTCCTCATTGTTGCACCAGTGGCGGCTTTCTGCGTGTTTGTCGCCAGACACCTCATGAATGACTTTCCTGATCATTGTGGCATCTCAGTGATGGTAGTGGTGGTTGTCTTCACTGTTTAT GATTTGACGCTGCTTCTTCTGACATCTGGTAGAGACCCTGGTATAATACCTCGTAATACTCATCCTCCTGAACCTGAAAGCATTGATGGGAGCAATTATATTAGGGGTCAGACACCACAACAATACCGTTTGCCTCGGACAAGGGATGTCATTGTAAATGGAATCAGTGTGAAGGTTAAGTACTGTGACACCTGCTTGCTTTACCGACCGCCTCGATGCTCACACTGTTCTATCTGCAATAATTGTGTGGAACGGTTTGATCATCACTGCCCATGGGTTGGCCAATGCATAGGACAG CGCAATTATCGGTTCTTCTACATGTTTGTGTTCTCTACCACATTAATCTGCCTCTATGTATTTGCCTTCTGTTGGGTGTACATAATCAAGATTAGAGATGCCGAGGAATCATCAATTTGGAGGGCAATGCTGAAGACACCAGCCTCCATTGTTCTGATTATCTACTGTTTTCTGTGTGTATGGTTTGTTGGTGGTCTGTCAGTCTTCCATTTCTATTTGATGAGCACCAACCAG ACAACCTATGAAAATTTCAGGTACCGCTATGATCGGCGCGCTAACCCGTATCACAGAGGTGTTCTGAACAATATTCTTGAGATATTCTGCAGCTCTATTCCTCCTTCCAAGAACAATTTCCGGGCAAGGGTCACAGCAGATCAAGATAGACAACAGGCACGATCGCCATCTAGGGGTTTCATGAGCCCCAACATGGGCAAGCCTGTCGGAGATCTTGAAATGGGCAGGAAGCCAGTGTCCTGGGATGAACCGAGGACGGCGGCTGATATTAGCGACTTGGAAGTAGGTCTTGGGGGCATGTTGGATGGGAAAGAGGGCAGAGTAACCCATGCATCTCCAAATCTTAGCCAAGAAGAATTTTCACCGGAGCTTGTGGAAGGCCGAGCGGGCATGCATTCAAGGCGGTCAAGCTGGGATCGCAGAGCTGGATCCTTGGGGTCAGTGGACAGCAACACTCTGCAAACGAATCCTGCTGAGGAAGCAAATGTGAGCGTTCATGCTACCACGAGCGGTGCACATTAG
- the LOC124704207 gene encoding multiple organellar RNA editing factor 8, chloroplastic/mitochondrial-like, with protein MAMAARAVLLSRLSPLQAAASRLLLRPLAAAATLLPAPASPAPAAARGSVRCFATQPASSSLRDNSPNWSNRPPKETILLDGCDFEHWLVVMEPPPGDASNPEMMRDEIIDGFIKTLAQVVGSEQEARMKIYSVSTRHYFAFGALVSEELSYKLKELPKVRWVLPDSYLDVKNKDYGGEPFVNGEAAPYDPKYHEEWVRNNARANERSRRNDRPRNFDRSRNFERRRENMQSSQNREAPPGQQGFNGPPPGHNPGNMSPPPPPPGQNHGNNPPPYTQGGPSNYQPQMQNPQAGYTPGGAPQMPNPQAGYAPGGAGHMQNLQTGYTPGGAPQMPNQQGGYMPSGAPNYQQGGPAGYQGGPQGGNQFHQGGNMPGGPGPANPGGNPGYQGGNTPQRDGYGYPGGYNGSAPGSYNQQ; from the exons ATGGCGATGGCGGCGCGCGCCGTCCTCCTCTCCCGTCTATCGCCGCTCCAGGCCGCGGCCTcccgcctcctcctgcgccccctcgccgccgccgcgacccTCCTCCCGGCGCCGGCCTCgcccgccccggcggcggcgcgcggatcTGTGCGCTGCTTCGCGACGCAGCCGGCCTCCTCGTCGCTGCGGGACAACTCGCCCAACTGGAGCAACCGCCCGCCCAAGGAGACGATCCTCCTCGACGGGTGCGACTTCGAGCACTGGCTCGTCGTCATGGAGCCGCCCCCCGGCGACGCCTCCAACCCCGAGATGATGCGCGACGAGATCATCGACGGATTTATCAAGACCCTCGCCCAGGTCGTCGGAAG TGAGCAAGAAGCAAGGATGAAGATATACTCAGTGTCAACTCGTCATTACTTTGCTTTTGGCGCTCTTGTATCTGAAGAGCTCTCCTATAAACTGAAAG AGTTGCCCAAAGTCCGTTGGGTTCTACCTGATTCGTACCTGGATGTAAAAAACAAGGACTATGGAG GTGAACCTTTTGTTAATGGGGAAGCTGCTCCTTATGATCCTAAATATCATGAGGAGTGGGTCAGGAACAATGCCCGTGCCAATGAAAGATCTCGGCGCAATGATAGGCCCCGCAACTTTGACAGGTCAAGGAACTTTGAGAGGAGAAGGGAGAACATGCAGAGCTCCCAGAACAGAGAGGCACCTCCGGGGCAGCAGGGTTTCAACGGCCCTCCACCTGGCCATAACCCAGGCAACAtgtctccacctccaccaccacctggtCAGAACCATGGCAACAATCCTCCACCATATACTCAAGGTGGTCCATCAAATTACCAACCCCAAATGCAGAACCCACAGGCAGGGTACACACCGGGCGGCGCACCCCAAATGCCGAACCCACAGGCAGGGTACGCACCGGGCGGTGCAGGCCACATGCAGAACCTACAGACAGGGTACACACCAGGCGGCGCACCCCAAATGCCGAACCAGCAGGGTGGTTACATGCCCAGCGGTGCTCCTAACTATCAGCAAGGTGGTCCAGCTGGCTACCAAGGTGGACCTCAGGGAGGTAACCAATTTCACCAAGGAGGCAACATGCCTGGCGGCCCTGGACCAGCAAACCCAGGTGGCAATCCTGGATACCAAGGTGGAAACACGCCCCAGCGTGATGGTTATGGCTATCCTGGCGGGTACAATGGCAGTGCACCAGGTAGCTATAATCAACAATAA